One genomic segment of Chromatiaceae bacterium includes these proteins:
- a CDS encoding HAD-IA family hydrolase, producing the protein MGASYELVVFDWDGTLMDSEARIVTCMQLAARDCGIAVPDRAAARDIIGLGLEEAVQRLFPALDRSGVAALTDAYRAHWLGDAVDAAPMFAGARELIESLHRQGRLLAVATGKSRRGLDRALQESGLGGFFHASRCADEAFSKPHPQMLQDILTDLDTAPGAALVVGDTEYDMQMASAAGVDAVGVGHGVHAAERLLSEGALTCFDDLFALAEWLQQAVVREGTGV; encoded by the coding sequence ATGGGCGCTAGCTACGAACTGGTGGTATTTGACTGGGATGGCACGCTGATGGATTCGGAGGCGCGCATCGTCACATGCATGCAGCTGGCCGCGCGCGATTGTGGGATCGCGGTACCGGACAGGGCAGCGGCGCGGGACATCATCGGGCTGGGTCTCGAAGAGGCCGTGCAGCGGTTGTTTCCGGCGCTCGATCGCAGCGGGGTCGCCGCGCTGACCGATGCCTATCGCGCACATTGGCTGGGAGACGCGGTCGACGCGGCGCCGATGTTTGCCGGGGCGCGCGAGCTGATCGAGTCGCTGCATCGTCAGGGTCGACTGCTCGCAGTCGCGACGGGTAAAAGCCGGCGCGGGCTCGACCGGGCCTTGCAGGAAAGCGGACTGGGTGGGTTTTTCCACGCCTCGCGTTGCGCCGACGAGGCGTTTTCGAAGCCGCATCCGCAGATGTTGCAGGATATCCTCACGGACCTGGACACGGCCCCCGGTGCGGCGCTGGTGGTCGGTGACACGGAGTACGATATGCAGATGGCAAGTGCGGCCGGCGTCGATGCCGTGGGTGTCGGCCATGGTGTCCATGCCGCCGAGCGCCTGCTGAGCGAAGGGGCGCTGACCTGCTTCGACGACCTGTTTGCGCTGGCGGAGTGGCTGCAGCAAGCCGTGGTACGGGAAGGAACGGGGGTCTGA
- a CDS encoding acyl carrier protein — protein sequence MGTFEQVRQIVGDVLRLGDLTVRLEPETALLGNIPEFDSMAVVSVITALENRLGITVDDDDITGETFETLGNLTAFVESKI from the coding sequence ATGGGGACGTTCGAACAAGTCCGGCAGATCGTTGGTGATGTCTTGCGACTGGGCGACCTCACAGTACGACTGGAGCCGGAGACCGCTTTGCTGGGGAATATCCCCGAGTTTGACTCGATGGCCGTCGTCAGCGTGATTACCGCGCTCGAAAATCGCTTGGGTATTACGGTTGACGACGATGACATCACCGGCGAGACCTTCGAAACACTCGGCAATCTGACTGCCTTCGTCGAGAGCAAGATCTGA
- a CDS encoding polysaccharide deacetylase family protein: MRRARHHTLIFHRVLRDVDPMSPDEPTAAWFRDLLRMLTRHFEIISLQQAVHRAHAGDLNGRTLSITFDDGYADNFLVALPILVEFGAPATFFVASGFLDGGRMWNDSIIETMRRLPNGSHEVDLPDGGTFELTDWPSRRAAAAATIAAWKHLPQTQRQASVEALAARVPALPDDLMMTTAQLRELADAPGVTLGGHTRTHPILAVLDEESARAEIVGGKQDLEGLVQKELRLFAYPNGRRDRDYRDEHARLAKEAGFDAAVATDWGTLDAKTDPYAIPRFTPWHSNLTRFSIDLARCHHGWL; the protein is encoded by the coding sequence ATGCGCAGGGCTCGCCATCACACCCTGATCTTCCACCGCGTGCTGCGCGACGTGGATCCGATGAGCCCCGACGAGCCCACCGCGGCATGGTTCCGTGATCTGTTGCGCATGCTCACCCGGCATTTCGAGATCATCAGCCTGCAACAGGCCGTGCACCGTGCCCACGCAGGCGATCTGAACGGACGCACCCTGTCGATCACGTTCGATGACGGCTATGCGGACAATTTTCTGGTCGCGCTGCCAATCCTCGTCGAATTCGGTGCGCCCGCGACCTTCTTCGTGGCCAGCGGGTTTCTCGATGGTGGACGCATGTGGAACGATTCGATCATCGAAACCATGCGGCGCCTGCCGAACGGCTCCCATGAGGTCGATCTGCCGGATGGCGGAACCTTCGAACTCACGGACTGGCCGTCACGGCGTGCAGCGGCGGCGGCAACCATCGCCGCCTGGAAGCATCTGCCGCAGACGCAGCGGCAGGCCAGCGTCGAGGCGCTCGCAGCCCGCGTCCCGGCGCTGCCCGACGACCTGATGATGACCACAGCGCAATTGCGGGAGCTGGCGGACGCGCCTGGCGTCACACTCGGTGGCCATACCCGTACCCATCCGATCCTCGCCGTACTCGACGAGGAATCGGCACGCGCGGAGATCGTCGGCGGCAAACAGGATCTCGAAGGCCTGGTGCAGAAGGAATTGCGGCTGTTCGCCTATCCGAACGGACGGCGCGATCGCGATTACCGCGACGAGCACGCACGTCTTGCCAAAGAGGCGGGTTTCGATGCGGCCGTGGCAACAGACTGGGGAACGCTCGATGCAAAGACCGATCCCTATGCGATCCCTCGCTTCACCCCCTGGCATTCCAATCTGACCAGGTTCTCGATAGACCTGGCGCGTTGTCACCACGGGTGGCTGTGA
- the rluC gene encoding 23S rRNA pseudouridine(955/2504/2580) synthase RluC gives MTEGGGTSTGVQLVTVDEANDGQRLDNFLISRLKGVPRTWLYRVLRKGEVRVNKGRSKPAYRLRAGDVVRIPPLRVAVREPSTVTKNLEQLVEKSICYEDDLMLVINKPSGMAVHGGSGVSHGAIEALRSARPEAPYLELVHRLDRDTSGCLMVAKRRSALTRLQELQRHGGIEKRYLALLAGRIRKGAWRVDAPLKKNTLSGGERVVRVDPEGKVAATRFEVVRRFPEATLVEATLETGRTHQIRVHAAANGTPILGDPKYGDQTLNRRFRELGLRRLFLHAVSLRFDWPGTPGRLRVEAPLPAELQKVLEGLDGR, from the coding sequence ATGACTGAGGGCGGGGGCACATCGACGGGTGTTCAGCTGGTGACCGTCGACGAAGCCAACGACGGACAGCGTCTGGACAATTTCCTGATCAGTCGGCTCAAGGGCGTACCACGCACCTGGCTGTATCGCGTTTTGCGCAAGGGCGAGGTGCGGGTCAACAAGGGCCGTAGCAAACCGGCGTATCGCCTGCGGGCGGGCGACGTGGTGCGCATCCCACCGCTGCGGGTCGCCGTACGCGAGCCCAGCACGGTGACGAAGAACCTAGAGCAACTCGTAGAAAAATCGATATGTTACGAAGATGATTTAATGTTGGTTATCAACAAGCCTTCAGGGATGGCGGTGCACGGCGGCAGCGGGGTCTCGCACGGGGCGATCGAGGCACTGCGCAGCGCCCGGCCCGAAGCACCTTATCTCGAACTGGTGCATCGCCTGGATCGTGACACCTCCGGCTGTCTGATGGTCGCCAAGCGTCGCAGCGCTTTGACCCGCTTGCAGGAACTCCAGCGGCACGGAGGAATCGAAAAGCGCTACCTCGCACTGTTGGCAGGGCGGATTCGCAAAGGCGCCTGGCGGGTGGATGCGCCGTTGAAGAAAAATACCCTGAGCGGAGGGGAGCGGGTCGTGCGGGTCGACCCGGAGGGCAAGGTCGCTGCAACCCGATTCGAGGTTGTGCGTCGCTTCCCGGAGGCAACCCTGGTTGAGGCAACCCTGGAGACCGGGCGCACCCACCAGATCCGGGTACACGCGGCCGCCAACGGGACACCGATTCTTGGCGACCCGAAGTACGGCGATCAGACACTCAACCGGCGGTTTCGCGAGCTCGGATTGCGCCGATTGTTCCTGCACGCGGTCTCGCTGCGCTTCGACTGGCCCGGAACGCCCGGCCGACTGCGGGTGGAGGCGCCGCTACCGGCGGAGCTGCAGAAAGTATTGGAGGGCCTGGATGGGCGCTAG
- the phoR gene encoding phosphate regulon sensor histidine kinase PhoR, giving the protein MNPRRGWIQEFWRIILLLSVAVAAGALVDQVVPFLLLALLAYTLRNLYNLQRLADWLGERDVNAVPNHFGIWGDIYSRIALVSARQAQREKRLNELVNEYSASTAALPDATVALDANGRIRWFNDAASRLLGLKTAKDIGQPLINLFRNPQTIEFIRSADYSRTVQTAAPGNADSRLEMRLAPYGDGQVLLLAQDITERVRLERVRRDFVANVSHELRTPLTVLSGFVENLQAMPDLDDPRLQRPLEIMAQQSARMRRIVEDLLLLARLESESTRNAPVPVDVGELLHQVADECQALRTEVAEIRCEVLSSRRVLGDATQLRSAITNLAVNAVNHTPASGRVTLRWSDRGVESVLEVSDTGEGIAAEHLPRLTERFYRVDAGRSRERGGTGLGLAIVKHVLKRHDARLDINSRLGEGSHFTCVFPASRLAD; this is encoded by the coding sequence TTGAATCCGCGCCGAGGATGGATCCAGGAATTCTGGCGGATCATCCTCCTGCTCTCCGTTGCCGTGGCAGCGGGCGCTCTTGTCGATCAGGTGGTGCCGTTCCTGCTGCTGGCGCTGCTCGCCTACACCCTGCGTAATCTGTACAACCTGCAACGGCTGGCCGACTGGCTGGGCGAGCGCGACGTCAACGCCGTGCCGAACCATTTCGGGATCTGGGGTGACATCTATTCGCGTATAGCGCTCGTATCGGCCCGTCAGGCACAGCGGGAAAAGCGCCTCAACGAACTCGTCAACGAATATTCCGCATCGACCGCGGCGTTGCCCGACGCCACCGTTGCACTCGACGCGAATGGCCGTATCCGATGGTTCAACGATGCGGCCAGTCGCCTGCTGGGCCTCAAAACGGCCAAGGACATCGGCCAGCCGCTGATCAACCTGTTTCGCAATCCGCAGACGATCGAGTTCATTCGCTCCGCCGACTATTCCCGCACGGTCCAGACAGCCGCGCCGGGCAATGCGGACAGCCGATTGGAGATGCGCCTGGCACCCTACGGCGACGGCCAGGTATTGTTGCTGGCGCAGGACATCACCGAGCGTGTACGCCTCGAACGCGTGCGTCGCGATTTTGTCGCCAATGTCTCGCACGAACTGCGCACACCGCTCACTGTGCTCAGCGGTTTCGTCGAGAATCTGCAGGCCATGCCCGATCTGGACGACCCGCGGCTGCAGCGGCCGCTGGAGATCATGGCCCAGCAGAGCGCGCGCATGCGCAGGATCGTCGAGGACCTGCTGCTGCTGGCCCGCCTGGAAAGTGAATCGACGCGCAATGCGCCTGTCCCCGTGGACGTCGGTGAACTACTGCACCAGGTCGCCGACGAATGCCAGGCGCTTCGCACGGAGGTTGCCGAGATCCGCTGCGAAGTGCTGTCTTCGCGCCGGGTGCTCGGCGATGCCACGCAGCTGCGCAGTGCGATCACCAACCTGGCGGTCAATGCCGTAAACCATACCCCAGCCAGCGGTCGAGTCACCCTGCGCTGGAGCGACCGGGGCGTCGAGAGCGTGCTCGAGGTGAGCGACACCGGCGAGGGAATTGCCGCCGAGCACCTGCCGCGCCTGACGGAACGGTTCTACCGCGTCGATGCCGGGCGCTCGCGGGAGCGCGGGGGTACGGGGCTCGGTCTGGCGATCGTCAAGCACGTCCTGAAGCGGCACGATGCCCGGCTGGATATCAACAGTCGACTCGGAGAAGGAAGCCACTTCACCTGCGTTTTCCCGGCGTCGCGTCTGGCGGACTGA
- the phoB gene encoding phosphate regulon transcriptional regulator PhoB yields MKSVAATNILVVEDESAVRELLAATLMGAGYEVAQAESGSAAQALVADDNPSLILLDWMLPGMSGLEFAKWLKRDDRLKEIPVIMLTARDEENFKVQGLEAGVDDYVTKPFSTRELLARIKAVLRRAGSDSSELIRVDNRLEMDLVQHRVLADDQPVSLGPTEFKLLHFFLTHQERVYSRAQLLDLVWGRNVYIEERTVDVHIRRLRKALEPFGLENLVQTVRGVGYRFSVRTN; encoded by the coding sequence ATGAAATCTGTGGCGGCAACGAACATTCTCGTGGTTGAGGACGAGTCTGCCGTGCGTGAACTGCTCGCGGCGACGCTGATGGGCGCCGGCTATGAGGTCGCACAGGCCGAAAGCGGGAGCGCGGCCCAGGCGCTGGTCGCCGACGACAATCCATCGTTGATCCTGCTCGACTGGATGCTGCCCGGGATGAGCGGCCTGGAGTTCGCCAAGTGGCTGAAGCGCGATGATCGCCTGAAAGAGATCCCGGTGATCATGCTGACGGCGCGGGATGAAGAGAATTTCAAGGTACAGGGCCTGGAGGCGGGGGTCGACGACTACGTCACCAAACCGTTCTCTACGCGTGAACTGCTGGCGCGGATCAAGGCAGTGCTGCGGCGGGCCGGAAGCGACAGCAGCGAGTTGATCCGGGTGGACAACCGCCTGGAGATGGACCTGGTGCAGCACAGGGTGCTGGCCGACGATCAGCCGGTCTCCCTGGGACCGACCGAGTTCAAACTGCTGCACTTCTTTCTGACCCATCAGGAGCGCGTCTATTCGCGCGCTCAACTGCTCGATCTCGTATGGGGCCGCAATGTGTATATCGAGGAGCGCACCGTGGATGTGCATATCCGGCGGTTGCGCAAGGCTCTCGAACCTTTTGGTCTGGAAAACCTGGTACAGACGGTTCGCGGGGTCGGTTACCGCTTCTCGGTACGCACGAATTGA
- the phoU gene encoding phosphate signaling complex protein PhoU: MDTSNLQHHYSQKFNTELEGVRSRVLAMGGLVEQQLEAAIAALNNGESQGAESVVSNDYKVNAMDVEIDESCTKILALRQPTASDLRLVLAVIKTTTDLERIGDEAKRVARMAISAARADHGRNLYGQIAHLGSLVQQMLHRALDAFARMDTDAALQVAHEDVNIDREYESVMRQSMTYMMEDPRSIPSVLDLIWAARALERIGDRCRNICEYVIYFVRGKDVRHTSLDQIRKELGE; the protein is encoded by the coding sequence ATGGATACCTCCAATCTACAACACCACTATTCGCAGAAATTCAACACCGAGTTGGAAGGCGTCCGGTCGCGCGTCCTGGCGATGGGAGGGCTGGTCGAACAGCAGCTCGAAGCGGCGATCGCGGCGCTCAACAATGGCGAGTCGCAGGGAGCCGAGTCGGTAGTATCGAACGACTACAAGGTCAACGCGATGGACGTCGAGATCGACGAGAGTTGCACCAAGATCCTTGCGCTGAGACAGCCGACCGCCAGCGACCTGCGCCTGGTCCTGGCAGTGATCAAGACGACGACGGATCTGGAACGCATCGGGGACGAAGCCAAGCGCGTCGCCCGTATGGCGATCAGTGCGGCCCGCGCCGACCACGGCCGCAACCTTTACGGCCAGATTGCCCACCTCGGCAGCCTGGTACAGCAGATGTTGCATCGTGCGCTGGATGCCTTTGCGCGCATGGATACCGACGCGGCGCTGCAGGTCGCACACGAAGATGTCAACATCGATCGGGAATACGAGAGTGTGATGCGGCAGAGCATGACCTACATGATGGAGGATCCGCGCTCGATTCCCAGTGTGTTGGACCTCATCTGGGCGGCACGCGCACTCGAGCGCATCGGCGATCGCTGTCGCAACATCTGCGAATACGTGATCTATTTCGTCCGTGGTAAGGACGTTCGGCACACCAGTCTCGATCAGATTCGCAAAGAACTCGGCGAATGA
- a CDS encoding S49 family peptidase: protein MERETESNAAWHRDLVERLASDALVERRRTRRWGIFFKLLTFAYVTVVLLLLLPKDWSSKAIGGEGHTALVELEGVIAPGSKASADIVVTGLREAFEDDSTKAVILRINSPGGSPVQSSDIHKEILRLRKKYPKIPLYAVVSDVCASGGYYVASAADKIYVNESSVVGSIGVLMNGFGFVDTMHELGIERRLMTAGEHKAILDPFSPLTDFDRQHAANLLDELHQTFIAAVREGRGDRLKGDESTLFSGLFWSGDEGIALGLADAIGSAGYVAREVVGAEDIVDFTAKGDPIERLADRIGASFAETLSALTGLGSLQLR from the coding sequence TTGGAACGTGAAACGGAATCGAACGCAGCATGGCATCGCGATCTGGTCGAAAGGCTGGCCAGCGATGCATTGGTCGAGCGCCGGCGGACTCGACGCTGGGGCATATTCTTCAAACTGCTCACCTTTGCCTATGTGACGGTCGTGTTGCTCCTGCTGCTGCCGAAGGACTGGTCGTCGAAGGCGATCGGTGGCGAAGGGCACACCGCACTGGTCGAACTGGAGGGGGTGATAGCGCCAGGCAGCAAGGCGTCGGCGGACATCGTCGTGACCGGCCTGCGCGAGGCCTTCGAGGATGACAGCACCAAGGCGGTGATCCTGCGCATCAACTCGCCCGGCGGTTCGCCGGTCCAGTCGAGCGATATCCACAAGGAGATCCTCCGCCTGCGGAAAAAGTATCCGAAGATCCCCCTGTACGCGGTCGTCTCGGACGTGTGTGCCTCGGGTGGCTACTATGTGGCCTCGGCGGCCGACAAGATCTATGTCAACGAGTCGAGCGTGGTCGGATCGATCGGCGTCTTGATGAACGGCTTCGGATTCGTCGACACGATGCATGAGCTGGGCATCGAGCGGCGCCTGATGACCGCCGGTGAACACAAGGCGATCCTCGATCCGTTCAGTCCGCTGACGGATTTCGACCGCCAACACGCCGCGAACCTGCTCGACGAACTGCATCAGACATTCATCGCTGCGGTCAGGGAGGGGCGCGGCGATCGGCTGAAGGGCGATGAATCGACGCTGTTCAGCGGCCTTTTCTGGAGCGGCGATGAGGGCATCGCACTCGGGCTCGCGGATGCCATCGGCAGTGCCGGCTATGTCGCGCGCGAGGTCGTCGGCGCCGAAGATATCGTTGATTTCACAGCCAAGGGAGATCCGATAGAGCGGCTCGCCGACCGGATAGGGGCGTCCTTCGCCGAGACGTTGTCCGCGCTGACCGGATTAGGGAGTCTGCAGCTGCGTTGA
- a CDS encoding asparagine synthase, whose amino-acid sequence MQGTPNQPFDRLLDVRAPDQELTGIVLAGLDGAVVEGWSLVDGDLGCAVSGNLDWLDYEIADHQLKHGPAQALAHAYRRHGIDLLSKAGGRFALLVWDRANRTAVIASDRFGQMPVYWARHGDGSLVFAPTATAVNRLLGRSPQLSDQGIFHYLYYHMVPGPGSVFSDINKLMAAQALIYQNGTWQVRRYWEPEFRENADASLAEAGEEMLGLLASSVARLADDVDTGAFLSGGLDSSTVAGLLARARPRPKTYSIGFDVEGYDEIGYARIASDQFGTDFRTYYVTQEDVLEELPRIAGAYDEPFGNSSALPAYFCARFAAAEGRQRLLAGDGGDELFAGNERYAKQMVFERYALLPNWTRALLLEPLIYRAMPGGMRLVGKARNYVEQARIPLPERLQTYNFLSRFGAASMLKPDFLAAVDPEFPNQLDRDLYHHPRDASRLNRMLYLDWQHTLTDNDLRKVNRMCKLGGIEVEYPMLDDRLVEFSTRVSSSRKMRGNRLRDFYKRAVTGFLPQAIIDKPKHGFGLPFGVWMAEHPGLQQLAMDNLARMKRRPYVRTEFIDDIVLRHREQHAGYYGEFIWVLMMLELWLTAQGIEP is encoded by the coding sequence ATGCAGGGTACGCCGAATCAGCCGTTCGACCGGCTGCTCGATGTCCGCGCACCCGATCAGGAACTGACCGGCATCGTTCTAGCCGGGCTCGACGGCGCCGTGGTCGAAGGCTGGTCACTGGTCGACGGAGACCTGGGCTGCGCGGTCTCCGGCAATCTGGACTGGCTGGACTACGAGATCGCCGACCACCAGTTGAAGCACGGTCCGGCACAGGCGCTCGCTCACGCCTACCGTCGCCACGGCATCGATCTGCTGAGCAAGGCCGGCGGTCGTTTCGCGCTGCTGGTCTGGGATCGCGCAAACCGGACCGCGGTGATCGCATCTGACCGGTTCGGCCAGATGCCCGTGTACTGGGCCCGCCACGGCGACGGAAGTCTGGTTTTCGCGCCCACTGCGACCGCGGTAAATCGTCTGCTCGGTCGCTCGCCGCAACTCAGCGACCAGGGCATCTTCCATTATCTCTATTACCACATGGTCCCCGGACCTGGCAGCGTGTTCAGCGACATCAACAAGCTGATGGCGGCCCAGGCACTGATCTATCAGAACGGCACCTGGCAGGTGCGCCGCTACTGGGAACCCGAGTTCCGCGAGAACGCGGATGCATCGCTGGCCGAAGCCGGCGAAGAAATGCTCGGCCTGTTGGCCAGTTCGGTTGCGCGGCTCGCCGATGACGTCGATACCGGCGCGTTTCTGAGCGGTGGCCTGGACAGTTCGACCGTGGCCGGTCTGCTCGCGCGGGCGAGGCCGCGACCCAAGACATACTCGATCGGCTTCGACGTGGAGGGCTACGACGAGATCGGTTATGCCAGGATCGCCAGCGACCAGTTCGGGACGGATTTCCGTACCTACTACGTCACCCAGGAAGACGTGCTCGAGGAGTTGCCGCGCATCGCCGGTGCCTACGACGAGCCGTTCGGCAATTCCTCCGCGCTACCCGCCTATTTCTGTGCGCGTTTCGCCGCTGCCGAGGGTCGGCAGCGCCTGCTGGCCGGGGATGGCGGTGATGAACTGTTCGCCGGCAATGAGCGATACGCCAAGCAGATGGTGTTCGAGCGCTACGCTCTGCTACCAAACTGGACCCGTGCCCTGCTGTTGGAACCGCTGATTTACCGTGCAATGCCAGGCGGCATGCGCCTGGTCGGCAAGGCGCGCAACTACGTGGAGCAGGCCAGAATCCCGCTGCCGGAGCGTCTTCAGACCTACAACTTCCTGTCGCGTTTCGGTGCCGCTTCGATGCTTAAGCCCGATTTTCTCGCGGCGGTCGATCCTGAGTTCCCAAACCAGCTGGACCGGGATCTTTACCACCATCCGCGTGACGCCTCGCGGCTCAACCGAATGCTGTATCTCGACTGGCAACATACGCTCACCGACAACGATCTGCGCAAGGTCAACCGCATGTGCAAGCTCGGCGGGATCGAGGTCGAGTACCCGATGTTGGACGACCGGCTAGTCGAGTTTTCGACCCGCGTGTCGAGCAGTCGCAAGATGCGGGGCAACCGTCTGCGTGATTTCTACAAACGCGCGGTCACCGGGTTTCTGCCACAGGCGATTATCGACAAGCCCAAGCATGGATTCGGCCTGCCGTTCGGCGTCTGGATGGCCGAACATCCCGGACTGCAGCAACTCGCGATGGATAACCTGGCGAGGATGAAACGCCGGCCTTACGTACGCACAGAGTTCATCGACGATATCGTGCTGCGACACCGTGAACAGCATGCCGGCTACTACGGTGAGTTCATCTGGGTCCTGATGATGTTGGAGCTGTGGCTGACCGCGCAGGGCATCGAACCCTAA